From Rhodopseudomonas palustris, a single genomic window includes:
- a CDS encoding HPr family phosphocarrier protein: MIADAPQPGSEPDHAAGASAEKISREIPVINKRGLHARASAKFVQMAERFNAEVWVTRNGETVGGTSIMGLMMLAAGIGTTVTVSASGPEARQALDAITELMGSKFGEEE, encoded by the coding sequence ATGATCGCGGACGCGCCCCAGCCCGGCTCCGAACCGGACCATGCCGCCGGCGCTTCCGCCGAAAAGATTTCCCGTGAGATTCCGGTCATCAACAAGCGCGGCCTGCATGCGCGGGCCTCCGCCAAATTCGTGCAGATGGCCGAGCGCTTCAACGCCGAGGTCTGGGTCACCCGCAACGGCGAGACCGTCGGCGGCACCTCGATCATGGGGCTGATGATGCTGGCGGCCGGGATCGGCACCACCGTGACAGTCTCGGCGAGCGGCCCCGAAGCCCGCCAGGCGCTGGACGCGATCACCGAGCTGATGGGCTCGAAGTTCGGCGAAGAAGAATAA
- a CDS encoding PTS sugar transporter subunit IIA → MIGLVLVTHGRLADEFKAALEHVMGPQQQIEAVTIGAEDDADLCRSDIIEAVNRVDSGEGVAILTDMFGGTPSNLAISCMSRPKVEVLAGINLPMLVKLAKVREERSLPEAIALAQEAGRKYVTIASRVLAGK, encoded by the coding sequence ATGATTGGTCTGGTACTTGTGACCCACGGGCGCCTCGCCGACGAGTTCAAGGCAGCGCTGGAACACGTGATGGGGCCACAACAACAAATCGAAGCCGTCACGATTGGCGCCGAAGACGACGCCGATCTGTGCCGCAGCGACATTATCGAGGCGGTCAATCGCGTCGACAGCGGTGAGGGCGTGGCGATCCTGACCGACATGTTCGGCGGAACGCCGTCCAACCTGGCGATTTCCTGCATGAGCCGCCCGAAGGTCGAAGTGCTCGCCGGCATCAATTTACCTATGCTGGTGAAGCTCGCCAAAGTCCGTGAGGAGCGCTCGCTGCCCGAGGCGATCGCGCTGGCTCAGGAGGCCGGGCGCAAGTACGTCACCATCGCCAGCAGGGTGTTGGCCGGAAAATGA